One Leishmania major strain Friedlin complete genome, chromosome 29 DNA segment encodes these proteins:
- a CDS encoding conserved hypothetical protein (previous protein_id=AAZ09627.1): MIDPIHVSWTDIAGSDTTPGARLAAGRVLAMLDMCAARTSQKAIDHQDCLTHERYLTCTVGVTNTMFSSPILHGDAVRLDGRLVCCGSSSMGIYIRFYRQSPSTRTETPAGHSFFTMVAITPDLKAAKVVPAIELTDPLDIELHNHYVKVRKLQEENKKNTAERLKRTLTTEEVQCSINQQKPIHARINSTRVEANRIFFTSCMNNNNTVFGGELMAWMEQHAVHCGRMFTGNRYVFTIGMHSVAFPEPVFATDWVTLEATVIYVRNTTMEVDVVLKAERKDAGTVITNRASFVLINNDDIGRKCAIPIGLELNGATQEELQQFMEARVRYHCSVARRDDFHASNLCTGTTKL; encoded by the coding sequence ATGATTGACCCCATCCATGTGAGCTGGACCGACATCGCCGGCTCCGACACCACACCAGGGGCACGCCTGGCCGCTGGCCGCGTGCTGGCGATGCTCGACATGTGCGCCGCCCGCACCTCTCAGAAGGCGATTGACCATCAAGACTGTCTGACTCATGAGCGGTACCTGACGTGCACCGTGGGTGTCACGAACACAATGTTCTCGTCGCCCATCCTGCACGGTGACGCGGTCCGTCTGGATGGCCGCCTGGTGTGCTGTGGCTCCAGCTCCATGGGTATTTACATTCGGTTTTACCGGCAGTCGCCGTCGACCCGCACCGAGACGCCGGCTGGCCATTCCTTCTTCACCATGGTGGCCATCACGCCAGATTTGAAGGCGGCCAAGGTGGTGCCGGCGATAGAGCTGACGGACCCGCTTGACATTGAACTGCATAATCACTACGTGAAAGTTCGCAAGCTTCAAGAGGAAAATAAGAAGAACACGGCCGAGCGCTTGAAGCGCACCCTCACCACCGAGGAGGTGCAGTGCTCCATCAACCAGCAAAAGCCCATTCATGCCCGCATCAACTCCACCAGGGTGGAGGCAAACCGCATCTTCTTCACATCCTGCatgaacaacaacaacaccgTCTTCGGCGGAGAGCTGATGGCGTGGAtggagcagcacgccgtgcaTTGCGGCCGCATGTTCACCGGCAACCGCTATGTTTTTACGATTGGAATGCACAGCGTTGCCTTCCCCGAGCCGGTGTTCGCCACGGACTGGGTGACGCTCGAGGCGACCGTCATATATGTGCGCAACACCACAATGGAGGTGGATGTGGTGCTCAAGGCGGAGCGCAAAGACGCTGGCACCGTGATCACGAATCGTGCGTCGTTTGTGTTGATCAACAACGATGATATTGGGCGGAAGTGCGCCATCCCGATCGGGCTGGAGCTGAATGGGGCAACACAGGAAGAGCTCCAGCAGTTCATGGAGGCCCGTGTACGATACCACTGCAGCGTGGCCCGTCGTGACGACTTCCATGCCAGCAACCTTTGCACAGGCACGACGAAGCTGTAG
- a CDS encoding conserved hypothetical protein (previous protein_id=AAZ09628.1), with product MPKVTTSSSSAKSHAASSVDPSRAAATAAAPTSATSATTAIRSLWDRTFSNGDTYHGEALYVHDKDRQPVKDGKGRYTWASSGAVYDGDWKGGLPHGTGVMSVPGIDGYEYAGEFKDGKRSGKGRCQFSNGRVYEGDWREDEMNGTGTLCGASNVDNFTEYTGGFQNGMRSGRQGRCVYVNGDVYDGSWAAGKRQGFGEWQLRRPATGAAAAAAARPVRYRGAFDGDTPQASSTGEGEIEYADGSFYTGGTDAQMRRHGKGVHHFSSGVVFEGSFAQDRREGRGVLQGSDGSVCEGHWHNDQLNGEVRVTFAIASSSLATSSTSIVSLLRLSQSEYAAHPMKTYHGPCVAGIFTGAPAVITYMDGSSYNGAVRNGVPHGSGVLRDRSLPCSTGTRGIDADSAVRKRIPATCVPHDVLLTLTCYEGTFSNGEADGNGTGEWRTDSSTQQLPPASSSPTEAPVTPHNFMQVLGTGLRCWDPAMYGRLDGTYTGQWARGLPHGQGTWQWSDGSRYSGAVAQYVPSGAGTLTSASSVQYTGDFQEGQVGGNGVWEDKARGLKYEGQWLAGQPHGWGVATLLTAASPSSPQTSKPIWSVSSRVYEGSWANGKPSGQGSEYTTEDRRRVAYEGGYVDGYREGEGTISFSDTDGTTGDTSLSPHYLKYTGSFSRGVPGGGAGCLTLRNKTSIEACFDAQLQPLASRDVSIKSGNETWTFKGVYDAVTHTGCGVMTFANGDVYVGEVEDASFGGGQQQQQPLFHLQCHGRGTYKFVEGNQLHCTWRHNVLHGAGTYTSSDGMQTERNYADGVLAGGGVVATVGGGIGGSAGGAHVEADTGVLRGNVFTPENEFPNTLSAEVLKSRVPELQQQSQSQSRKRQPFSFMRKGEARRASAAGEAAAAAPGGAASVGASSAIPAHRRSSQRDSQDAKRQLAPPPAAANQKCSPRTSVMSSAAPNDTGANGRFGARSPPRAACCGTVPSTKGASPAVSPLRSTAKYTLRRPQRTARNAPPPAAEASSADGASPIATAPTNARPAPIHHAKDGNDGAGATAPTSSGYLSKFQAGIRLLDNIPRANSPTPSAVSRDLKPPAKGSSCPVTAPAQPGSRGRLSSALAAGRAQEIQQRVLKPLKGSLKALMDEASSIRSTREDEIHLLTEEMRELNERIWQLRFTLRSKEEEDSGRGAGKKTYVAAAPPTKTERKRTSVSKEALDTLVQERRVVMEKLQYVVNEHGD from the coding sequence ATGCCAAAGGTAACGACCTCGTCATCCTCCGCCAAGTCGCACGCCGCTTCGTCCGTGGATCCcagccgcgcagcggcaactGCGGCTGCCCCCACCTCCGCGACGtcagccaccaccgccataCGATCTCTGTGGGATCGCACGTTCTCGAATGGCGACACATACCACGGCGAGGCGCTCTACGTCCACGACAAGGACCGCCAACCCGTGAAAGACGGGAAGGGGCGCTACACGTGGGCTTCCAGCGGGGCCGTCTACGACGGCGACTGGAAGGGCGGACTGCCACACGGCACGGGCGTGATGAGCGTGCCTGGAATCGACGGCTACGAGTATGCGGGGGAGTTCAAAGATGGAAAGCGCAGCGGTAAGGGGCGCTGCCAGTTTTCCAACGGTCGTGTCTACGAAGGCGATTGGAGAGAAGACGAGATGAACGGGACGGGCACTCTGTGCGGCGCATCGAACGTGGACAACTTTACTGAATACACTGGCGGCTTCCAGAACGGGatgcgcagcgggcggcaGGGGAGGTGTGTCTACGTTAACGGAGACGTCTATGACGGCTCCTGGGCTGCAGGGAAGCGCCAGGGATTCGGGGagtggcagctgcgcaggCCGGCaaccggcgctgccgcggccgctgcagctcgcccTGTGCGCTACCGGGGCGCTTTTGACGGCGACACGCCACAAGCTagcagcaccggcgaggGGGAGATCGAGTACGCGGATGGCAGCTTCTACACCGGCGGCACTGATGCGCAGatgcggcggcacggcaaGGGTGTTCACCATTTCTCTAGCGGGGTTGTTTTCGAGGGCTCTTTTGCGCAGGACCGGCGCGAGGGCAGGGGCGTTCTGCAGGGAAGCGACGGCTCTGTGTGCGAAGGTCATTGGCACAATGACCAGCTCAATGGAGAGGTGCGGGTCACCTTCGCCATagcgtcgtcatcgctcgccacctcctcgacaTCCATTGTGAGTCTGCTGCGACTGAGCCAGTCAGAGTATGCCGCCCACCCGATGAAGACGTATCATGGCCCCTGTGTTGCGGGCATATTCACCGGCGCCCCTGCTGTCATCACGTACATGGATGGGAGCAGCTACaacggcgctgtgcgcaaCGGCGTCCCTCACGGCTCgggcgtgctgcgcgatcggtCGTTGCCCTGCTCTACTGGCACCCGCGGCATCGACGCTGACAGCGCTGTGCGCAAGCGCATTCCAGCCACGTGCGTGCCGCATGACGTTCTTCTCACGCTTACCTGCTACGAGGGGACCTTCTCCAACGGCGAGGCGgacggcaacggcaccgGAGAGTGGCGGACGGACTCGTCGACACAGCAACTCCCACCAGCTTCGTCGTCACCGACAGAGGCCCCGGTCACGCCTCACAACTTCATGCAAGTACTTGGGACGGGGCTGCGCTGCTGGGACCCGGCCATGTATGGACGATTGGACGGAACCTACACCGGACAGTGGGCGCGTGGCCTCCCGCATGGGCAGGGAACCTGGCAGTGGTCGGACGGGTCGCGCTACTccggcgcggtggcgcagtATGTgcccagcggcgccggcaccttGACGAGCGCGTCATCTGTCCAGTACACAGGCGACTTTCAGGAAGGCCAGGTGGGGGGAAACGGAGTCTGGGAGGACAAGGCGCGGGGTCTCAAGTACGAGGGACAGTGGCTGGCTGGTCAGCCCCACGGGTGGGGTGTGGCCACGTTGCTGACCGCAGCATCTCCATCTTCACCGCAGACATCCAAGCCAATATGGTCGGTGAGTTCGCGCGTGTACGAGGGGTCGTGGGCAAACGGGAAGCCATCTGGTCAAGGCAGTGAGTACACCACTGAGGATcgtcgccgcgtcgcctACGAGGGCGGCTACGTCGACGGTTACCGCGAGGGTGAAGGAACCATCTCTTTTAGTGACACGGACGGCACCACCGGCGACACGAGCCTGTCGCCGCACTACCTGAAGTACACGGGCAGCTTTAGTAGAGGCGTtcccggcggcggcgctggttGCTTAACCCTTCGCAACAAAACCAGCATTGAGGCCTGCTTCgatgcacagctgcagccgctggcCAGCAGGGATGTCAGCATTAAGTCGGGCAACGAGACGTGGACGTTCAAGGGTGTCTACGACGCGGTGACGCACACGGGCTGTGGCGTCATGACTTTTGCAAACGGCGACGTGTACGTCGGCGAAGTCGAAGATGCCAGCTTCGGaggcgggcagcagcagcagcagcctctcTTCCATCTGCAGTGCCACGGCCGTGGCACTTACAAGTTCGTGGAGGGAAACCAACTCCACTGCACATGGCGGCACAATGTCCtccacggcgccggcacaTACACGTCGTCGGACGGTATGCAAACAGAGCGGAACTATGCAGATGGAGTGCTAGCGGGTGGTGGAGTAGTTGCCACTGTTGGAGGTGGtatcggcggcagcgctggcggcgcgcacgTTGAAGCGGACACCGGCGTCTTGAGGGGCAACGTCTTCACTCCTGAGAACGAGTTCCCAAACACGCTGTCGGCGGAGGTGTTGAAGTCCCGCGTGCCAGAGTTGCAGCAGCAATCGCAGTCGCAGTCGCGAAAGCGGCagcccttctccttcatGCGCAAGGGAGAAGCCCGCCGAGCCTCCGCGgcaggggaggcggcggcggcggcgcccggcggtgctgcttctGTAGGGGCATCCTCGGCAATCCCAGCGCATCGACGTAGTTCACAACGCGACTCGCAGGACGCAAAGAGGCAGCTGGCCccgccgccggccgccgcaAACCAGAAGTGTAGCCCCCGTACCTCTGTCATGAGTTCTGCGGCGCCAAACGACACTGGCGCCAACGGACGTTTCGGTGCCCGCAGCCCCCCGCGCGCGGCCTGTTGCGGCACTGTCCCGTCAACCAAGGGTGCGTCCCCTGCcgtctcgccgctgcgctcgacGGCCAAGTACACCCTGAGGCGACCCCAGCGGACGGCAAGGAATGCGCCCCCTCCTGCCGCAGAGGCTTCCTCCGCTGACGGGGCGTCACCGATTGCTACGGCGCCGACAAACGCGCGACCCGCCCCCATCCACCATGCCAAGGACGGCaacgacggcgctggcgccaccgcaccgACGTCCTCTGGGTACCTCTCGAAGTTTCAGGCTGGCATCCGCCTGCTCGACAACATACCGCGAGCTAACTCGCCCACCCCTTCCGCGGTATCCCGCGACCTGAAGCCGCCAGCAAAAGGCTCGTCATGCCCCGTCaccgcaccggcgcagcCCGGCTCACGAGGCCGACTCAGCTCTGCGCTGGCAGCGGGGCGAGCTCAAGAGATTCAGCAGCGGGTACTCAAGCCTCTCAAGGGCTCTCTTAAGGCACTGATGGATGAGGCGAGCTCGATACGCAGCACCCGCGAGGATGAGATCCATCTGCTCACAGAGGAGATGCGGGAGCTGAACGAGCGCATTTGGCAGCTGCGCTTCACGTTGAGATCcaaggaagaggaagacagTGGCAGGGGTGCGGGCAAGAAGACCTAtgtcgcggcagcaccgccgaccAAAACGGAAAGGAAACGAACATCCGTCTCGAAAGAGGCCCTCGACACCCTCGTGCAGGAGCGGCGCGTAGTGATGGAAAAACTGCAGTATGTCGTGAACGAGCACGGGGATTAG
- a CDS encoding MutS-like protein (previous protein_id=AAZ09629.1) codes for MQRAADGVFENAYERGAVQGRAQLSSNSDCEGDNEDEDDDVDTSVKPPPAEVTALCWCAASVGVARFLCSECRIEVFEVPVCMVAGEIVRRGRGRPATPAAAVQSRAGGAQRISHSTQGSATGSRGDVRIVAHEDIPPSLLWLVRYLQVYQPQVLLPHTGSEALGDLIALVAEQTPVEVIRLSAATAFCGPEALPRLAAMYPAQEQELAARFHADRTAMMCSMAALLQFVAAVQSNVADVVERDVLHALYLDDACAEALQITRTERHPSSGQGRGRAKEGHSLRGLLSAAQSSVGRAMLRQWIALPCCDAAEIETRQSVVAFFVNPLHHDIAARLRAALHKVYSTTHVFTLMRSGRALHKHYVSLYQTMRGIIAVQELLATVAHEVSRLYVLLQSIRVEPLRAMAASLDSAVVGVAGRGRGGGVGGGAIDARQERQPHYPAVLTTAVLASFDYGVSNPVRIRDGVDTVLDELRVRFHELRLSLQAKAEAAFAELPWTLRARLSLRCVYTVPHGYLLCVPLAELEALLPVKDAADEDDLGGEGRDDDAGEPASWRSDDADNETAGPLSSDAALHPPRVAATSPSVSPTERVRSVMADSFGWRLHHATEAGECCFKSAAMEELDTWVGDLQRRVQQREEQVRRELDTSLLYNSLHLLRPTRALGELDCLLSFARVSAQEGWCRPEIVAPGAGCAVPDEKTGEDADEGILEIEDGWHPLLSRHVGMQQLVPFSLHLRTSTDRVCLVLGVNGSGKSVLMGAVAQIVFLAHLGCHVPAVTARLSLVNSIFAPSSSVFVPSSSAPSRSAWSAADVAAAAPGSFYGECVALHRVLHFVAGQQRARQAFHSNALDGSRMAGRALVLVDEFGRGTSPEDGCALLKATLRYFADGGEGRGSRQHGSPGAPLVLCATHLVEMLDLPGQRAAPGFPAFSDVYDCGAAAVVAHSGQGTAAERTDAAAVGVTESSETSAHENQRGADPLSHTADTPLPLEWVKIYEMETHATYAADQDGLTGTEGLRAGDDKPISPLAASDSGAPLPLDVTPTYQPVCLTPHPGPRRQQDWEQHCSIHLGAGPAIGRQCGLDEELLSYWEETLRVLHRLP; via the coding sequence ATGCaacgcgctgctgatggcgtTTTTGAGAACGCATATGAGCGCGGCGCAGTGCAGGGCCGTGCGCAGCTCTCCAGCAACTCTGATTGTGAAGGTGACAacgaggacgaagacgatGACGTCGACACATCCGTCAAACCGCCTCCGGCGGAGGTGACGGCGCTATGCTGGTGCGCTGCCAGCGTCGGTGTCGCTCGCTTCTTGTGTTCTGAGTGCCGTATCGAGGTTTTCGAGGTGCCAGTTTGCATGGTGGCGGGTGAAATTGTGCGACGCGGACGCGGCAGACCCGCAACGCCAGCGGCCGCGGTCCAGTCACGTGCCGGCGGTGCACAACGCATATCGCATAGCACGCAGGGAAGCGCcaccggcagccgcggcgacgtCCGTATTGTTGCTCACGAAGACATACCACCGAGCTTGCTGTGGCTGGTGCGCTATCTGCAGGTGTATCAGCCCCAGGTGCTGCTTCCGCACACCGGTAGCGAGGCACTGGGCGACTTAATcgcgctggtggcggagcagaCGCCAGTGGAAGTGATCCGGCTaagcgccgcgacggcgttTTGTGGACCTGAAGCTCTCCCTCGCTTGGCGGCCATGTACCCCGCTCAGGAGCAGGAGCTTGCCGCACGGTTTCATGCAGACAGGACGGCAATGATGTGTtccatggcggcgctgcttcagTTTGTCGCCGCAGTCCAGTCTAACGTGGCCGATGTCGTTGAGCGCGATGTGTTGCATGCGCTCTACCTCGATGATGCGTGTGCCGAGGCTCTGCAGATAACGCGCACAGAACGCCATCCAAGCAGTGGACAAGGCCGCGGACGCGCAAAGGAAGGTCACTCGCTGCGGGGGCTGTTGAGCGCGGCGCAGAGTTCTGTGGGGAGAGCGATGCTGCGACAGTGGATCGCCCTTCCctgctgcgacgctgctgagATTGAGACGCGCCAGTCCGTTGTCGCCTTCTTTGTCAACCCCCTGCATCACGACATTGCTGCCCGACTGCGCGCCGCACTGCACAAGGTGTATTCAACAACTCATGTGTTCACGCTGATGCGGTCGGGCCGGGCGCTGCACAAGCACTATGTGTCACTATACCAAACCATGCGGGGAATCATTGctgtgcaggagctgctggccaCTGTCGCCCATGAGGTGAGTCGACTGtatgtgctgctgcagagcatCCGTGTGGAGCCGCTGCGAGCCATGGCAGCCTCCCTCGATTCGGCGGTGGTCGGGGTTGCAGGACgcggtcgcggtggcggtgttggtggtggtgcaaTAGACGCAAGACAGGAACGGCAGCCACATTACCCCGCTGTCCTGACGACGGCAGTGCTTGCCTCCTTTGACTACGGCGTGTCCAACCCTGTGCGCATCCGTGACGGGGTGGACACGGTACTTGACGAGCTGCGCGTCCGCTTTCACGAGCTGCGGCTGTCTCTCCAGGCCAAAGCAGAGGCCGCTTTCGCAGAGCTTCCCTGGACGCTTCGGGCAAGgctctctctgcgctgcGTGTACACAGTGCCACACGGGTATTTGCTGTGCGTTCCACTTGCGGAGCTAGAAGCACTGTTGCCAGTCAAGGACGcggccgacgaggacgacctGGGCGGTGAGGGACGTGACGACGATGCAGGAGAACCAGCGTCGtggcgcagcgacgacgcagatAACGAGACCGCTGGCCCACTGAGTAGCGATGCTGCACTGCATCCTCCTAGGGTGGCTGCTACCTCGCCTTCGGTGTCGCCTACCGAGCGAGTCCGCTCCGTGATGGCAGACTCCTTTGGCTGGCGGCTTCATCACGCAACGGAGGCTGGCGAATGTTGCTTCAAGTCCgcagcgatggaggagcTCGACACCTGGGTGGGCgacctgcagcggcgcgtgcagcagcgcgaggagcagGTCCGCCGCGAGCTGGACACGTCGCTCCTGTACAACTCTCTCCACCTGCTGCGGCCCACTCGCGCGCTGGGGGAGTTGGACTGCCTGTTGAGCTTTGCTCGCGTGTCGGCGCAGGAGGGGTGGTGTCGGCCAGAGATTGTGGCGCCGGGCGCTGGCTGTGCTGTGCCGGATGAGAAGACAGGGGAGGATGCCGACGAGGGCATCCTTGAGATCGAGGATGGCTGGCACCCGCTTCTCTCGCGACACGTGGGCATGCAACAGCTCGTTCCGTTTTcgctccacctccgcacCTCGACAGACCGTGTCTGTTTGGTGCTTGGCGTCAACGGCAGCGGTAAGTCGGTGCTCATGGGGGCCGTGGCGCAGATCGTGTTTCTCGCTCATTTGGGGTGCCACGTGCCAGCGGTCACAGCACGGCTGAGCCTCGTCAACAGCATTTTcgcgccatcgtcgtcggTATTTGTACCGTCCTCTTCCGCACCATCGCGTTCGGCCTGGTCGGCTGCCGACgtagccgcagcggcgccaggtAGCTTCTACGGCGAGTGCGTGGCGCTTCATCGTGTGTTGCACTTTGTCGCtggccagcagcgcgcacgccaGGCATTTCACAGCAACGCCCTCGATGGCAGCCGCATGGCGGGGCGGGCACTTGTGCTAGTCGACGAGTTCGGACGCGGTACCTCCCCGGAGGATGGATGTGCCCTACTGAAAGCAACTCTGCGGTACTTCGCGGACGGAGGTGAGGGCCGGGGTAGTAGGCAGCACGGCAGCCCCGGTGCGCcgctcgtcctctgcgcTACTCATCTTGTCGAAATGCTGGACCTACCGGGGCAACGTGCCGCACCTGGGTTCCCTGCCTTCAGCGACGTCTATGActgcggagcagcggcggtggtggctcACAGTGGCCAAGGCACTGCTGCAGAACGCacagacgccgctgccgtgggtGTGACTGAGTCTAGTGAAACCTCAGCGCACGAAAACCAGCGCGGGGCcgaccctctctctcacacagCAGACACTCCGCTTCCCCTGGAGTGGGTGAAGATTTACGAGATGGAGACCCACGCAACTTACGCCGCCGATCAAGATGGCCTGACTGGTACCGAGGGCCTACGTGCCGGCGATGATAAGCCGATCTCACCGCTGGCCGCAAGCGATAGCGGCGCTCCATTGCCACTGGACGTGACCCCCACGTACCAGCCTGTCTGCCTTACGCCTCACCCCGGACCGCGTCGGCAACAGGACTGGGAACAGCATTGCAGTATCCATCTGGGCGCCGGGCCCGCCATTGGGCGTCAGTGCGGCCTTGACGAGGAGCTGCTAAGTTACTGGGAGGAGAccctgcgcgtgctgcatcGCTTGCCATGA
- a CDS encoding putative histone H2A (previous protein_id=AAZ09630.1) codes for MATPRSAKKAARKSSTKSAKAGLIFPVGRVGGMMRRGQYARRIGASGAVYLAAVLEYLTAELLELSVKAAAQSGKKRCRLSPRTVMLAARHDDDIGTLLKSVTLSHSGVVPNISKAMAKKKGGKKGKATPSA; via the coding sequence ATGGCTACTCCTCGCAGCGCCAAGAAGGCCGCCCGCAAGAGCAGCACCAAGTCCGCGAAGGCTGGTCTGATCTTCCCGGTGGGCCGCGTCGGCGGGATGATGCGTCGCGGCCAGTACGCTCGCCGTATCGGCGCCTCTGGCGCCGTGTACCtggccgccgtgctggagtacctgacggcggagctgctggagctgtccgtgaaggcggccgcgcagagCGGGAAGAAGCGGTGCCGCCTGAGCCCGCGCACCGTGATGCTGGCCGCgcgccacgacgacgacatcgGCACGCTTCTGAAGAGCGTGACCTTGTCTCACAGCGGCGTTGTGCCGAACATCAGCAAGGCGAtggcgaagaagaagggcgGCAAGAAGGGCAAGGCGACACCGAGCGCTTAG
- a CDS encoding putative histone H2A (previous protein_id=AAZ09631.1), with protein MATPRSAKKAARKSSTKSAKAGLIFPVGRVGGMMRRGQYARRIGASGAVYLAAVLEYLTAELLELSVKAAAQSGKKRCRLSPRTVMLAARHDNDIGTLLKSVTLSHSGVVPNISKAMAKKKGGKKGKATPSA; from the coding sequence ATGGCTACTCCTCGCAGCGCCAAGAAGGCCGCCCGCAAGAGCAGCACCAAGTCCGCGAAGGCTGGTCTGATCTTCCCGGTGGGCCGCGTCGGCGGGATGATGCGTCGCGGCCAGTACGCTCGCCGTATCGGCGCCTCTGGCGCCGTGTACCtggccgccgtgctggagtacctgacggcggagctgctggagctgtccgtgaaggcggccgcgcagagCGGGAAGAAGCGGTGCCGCCTGAGCCCGCGCACCGTGATGCTGGCCGCGCGCCACGACAACGACATCGGCACGCTTCTGAAGAGCGTGACCTTGTCTCACAGCGGCGTTGTGCCGAACATCAGCAAGGCGAtggcgaagaagaagggcgGCAAGAAGGGCAAGGCGACACCGAGCGCTTAG
- a CDS encoding putative histone H2A (previous protein_id=AAZ09632.1) yields MATPRSAKKAARKSSTKSAKAGLIFPVGRVGGMMRRGQYARRIGASGAVYLAAVLEYLTAELLELSVKAAAQSGKKRCRLSPRTVMLAARHDDDIGTLLKSVTLSHSGVVPNISKAMAKKKGGKKGKATPNA; encoded by the coding sequence ATGGCTACTCCTCGCAGCGCCAAGAAGGCCGCCCGCAAGAGCAGCACCAAGTCCGCGAAGGCTGGTCTGATCTTCCCGGTGGGCCGCGTCGGCGGGATGATGCGTCGCGGCCAGTACGCTCGCCGTATCGGCGCCTCTGGCGCCGTGTACCtggccgccgtgctggagtacctgacggcggagctgctggagctgtctgtgaaggcggccgcgcagagCGGGAAGAAGCGGTGCCGCCTGAGCCCGCGCACCGTGATGCTGGCCGCgcgccacgacgacgacatcgGCACGCTTCTGAAGAGCGTGACCTTGTCTCACAGCGGCGTTGTGCCGAACATCAGCAAGGCGAtggcgaagaagaagggcgGCAAGAAGGGCAAGGCGACACCGAACGCGTAA